From Quercus robur chromosome 8, dhQueRobu3.1, whole genome shotgun sequence:
TGAATTAAAATAGAGTTGAGAATTAGTTTAACTAGCTGCATGCTCACGTGATGtgtgagaatatatatatataaaatagggtgtaatatataaaaagtaacacTTATTTCAAGtattgtcattttttaaaaaagatttctacaagtattttttatctttttatctctacaaatatatcattctattattttttgtatgtttgattaatatttttttatagtgaaCCTTATCTTTCTaacttttgttgtagtgtgTTATATTAACCtaatatacaactaaactttataagtttcaaCTCTCTCTTAAGGAATAAGGAGATATCATGtaatcaaaactcatcacaaaattacaaatttatcttaaccaaaattaaaatgaaaccaaagaaataaaagatagaCTTCATCATAATTTATTGTTCAAACAATTGGTAGGCATATTCTAATTCATAGCCATatagattgtgttttgatataaactcaaattcctatttcccaaaaaaaaaactaagtattaacctaaatcaaaattcaaccaaagatataaaagggagagagaagacttTGTAatgagagattaaaaaaaaaaaaaaaaaaaaaaacacacacacacacacacacacaatccggaaacatatatttaaaaaaaaaaaccatcaaacttaattagagttataaaaaagaacaaaaattcatagagagagagagagtactcatagattatttttatttttgtggtaaaaatatgaattgaaatgggagaaatgatatcaaatttatacaaataacatgggaagaagaagagtcaagttataaaaaagagaaaatgatgaaaGAAGTGTAATGGTGaagtagagagtagtggggGAGGTAAAGAGGGAAGAGAAAGGTTGGAGGAAGTGTAACCGTAGGCATGTACTAATAAAATGGGAAGAAGAAGAGTCAAGTTATGAAAAATGATGAAGGGAGTGTAAGGGCGAAGTAGAGAGCAGTGGAGAGCAGTGGGGGAGGTAAAGAGGGAAGAGAAAGGTTGGAGGAAGTGTAACCGTAGGTGTGAGCTAATAGGGAGAAgaacaaatttttgtttttgcttttttagaGAGTAGTGAGAAGAAAAgtctaaagaagaaaagaagagataaaaaataagtggatgATGTGGCTTAATAATCAAGTAGTAAAATGtattgtgtgtgtctatatatatataaggattaggatggaaagaaaaaaacactcaaTGTTGAAATGAGCTTTCAATATAGACAATAAACAATTAGAATTTATGATGGCGTGTAGTGTATTACATTTGGCCACAAAGAATTAAGTTTGCAATAGACAATTAATAAAGatggaaaaccaaaaaaatagtgATGTGGTCCTAATGTGGCTCAATAGGGgcgtagtaataataaatgctacgtttcagcttttagatatatatatatatatatatatagatatagatgttTAAGTGTGAGATGATCATTGTGTATATTGAGTTATATAGATGTGTCGTATTTGTGAACTAAGATTTAGTGTTTAGTTGGTATAATGAGATTTGAATTGGTTTAAATTTGTGCGGCCTTGGAAGTACGAtttgagattattttttttggaaaggaaTTTGAGATgaattaattttgaattatgagaGTTGGTTGATCATTTGTTTTCCATATTTAATAATAGTGAATTTCGACTGATATTGTGTCTTTGGATGTAGACAGctgagattttttgttaatgtttCTGTTTTATTGTTTATGTAGTAGTACCATAGTTTTCATTATCACAACAATAATaatggcaaaacacacaagaaTTTGCAAAGCCAAAtagtttgtgagagagagatggaaaaaaaaaaaaaaaaaaaaaagaatagccACTCAAAAGCAAAAGAATTTATTGAGTTGCACCTTCTAAAGATTTGGATATGAAGCCAAAATGTTCAAGATTCCAGCTATAAAAGCGTCACCCGCACCAGTTGTGTCAACAGCTTCAACCTTAACATCACCAACCCTGCCCTTGAATTCCTGCACAACCATCAAAAAGGAATACTCCGGATTAACTggtaatattataaaaaataaagattaaaatgcATAAGATACCAATTCCATCTGTCCAATATGAGGTCACATATCATTAGGATCTCCTCCATTAAATGGTTGTCAAGCGCATAGAAGATGCCAAAGGCCTAGAGGAATTTATTACTGGAAATGGAATAAAGCTTTGAAATCATTGTTAACCTAAAATATATGGATAGTGACTTTTGTATAGTATCTTCAGCCTCGTGCTCCTTCAGTTACGAGCAGTAGCTTAAGATTGGGGTGGGAAAGCTTCTTCAGcacaacatcatcatcataagGATCATCACCTCCAGTCAAGAATGTGATTTCCTCCTCACTTATCTGCAATTCCCCCAAATAATTCCAACAGTGATGTGCATGTAAAAACTTGTAAGATGAGAATTTAGTGTAATACTTCAAAATATATATGGTGCCCAAATGTCAAAAAATGTACCTTAGTAATGTCAGATTGGTTCCATATGCTCATAATACCATCTCGAGCAGCCTCTGCAGATGGCCAAAGTGGCAACCTCAAATTTGGGTCATAAGATAGGAGACAACCAGACTTCTTAGCAATGTCCATGGCAGCAAGATGAGCACACCTACAAGGTTCCTCAATCAAACTAATCGATCCATAATGCAATATGTTGGCCTGCATCAACGATTATCTTATAGAAACCATTTACTTATCAGCAAGTTCAATATCATATTTCAGAttggaaaaagataaaaagaaggtTCCATACCCAAATAATTTGACTTATGAGTGACATCCTGAATTTAAGCAACTTCTCCGAACATCGAATTTCACTCAATAAACATTTACTATTTGAGATTCTATAATATGCTCTTGTTTAATAACCTTATCGGATCAAACAACAACCTCAACAACCAAATTGTAATTCCAAAATGTTGGAGTTGAAAATGGATTTTCAATATACTAATTAGAGCCCttcacatgtattcttttccgaTATTTTGTTATATATGAAATCGTACTTTTTGTTTACCTCTTTAATTGACATGTtagtttttgctatttatactagtgttttaTAATAAAGTGACTAAATTTTACGCTAGTTGTCAATCTACCACAATCTGCCTTTACTAAACTTGAGATCAACtgtgaacaaaatatatgacaCTAAACATAGACACAAATAGGGTAGCTCATCCAATCCATCATCCATTTGACATATTAAGTGAAGAAACTCTCACTTGCTTTCCTAACGGGTGTTTTGGATGTTGAACATGATATGTTCTGTTAAAAGCTATAtgtaatttggtttttttttttaaataaaaaaaatgcctgTTACAGCTTTTCATCTAAAAAATACTTTTGCATgttgaaataagaaaaatatagcaTATGAGAGCCATTAGACTAGGCTATTTTTCATTGATACCTTTACCACTATGCTAAATAGCAATGACAATTGACAAGCAGTTTGCCTCAACAACCAGTTTAGGGGTTTAGACAGTTCAAGTcattctttgttctttattGCTTAGGTAGAATGTTGGATTTTTACCTTCTTAATTAGGTTTGCATCAATTTCATCTTCGTGAAGAAGCATATCAGCACTAGGGTTGCAATAAAACATGAATTCACGCTCGCCACCATCTCTCAGTGTAACAAATGCCAAAGCCTTGCATGTGGATCAAAAGGCATGCCAGAACTGACAACATTATTTTGTACAAGAATGTCGGCCAACATGTAACCAAACTCATCTTCACCTATGACCTACCTGTGATGCACAGTGGAGACAGTGATCAAACTGGATTGAAATAAGGATCTGAAATGCGCAAAAGAATCAGATGAATCATGAATGAACTACAAAAGCTATAACTAGGCATGGACGATGGGGAGAAATTAGAAAACTATGCCAACATGATCCTGCAACGGTTTTCCTACAACATGACAACATCTTTTAGTAAACAGTGTTGTTATCCTCTGGCATCGATGTCACCAGCCTCTAGCCATTGTTCACAATCACAGGCTTTTGTCTCGTGTATGCCATCCTTGAGTCACCGTTCCTCTGGCTATCGGTGCATCCATTCTCCAACCATAGTAGTCACTCTTTGATCACTAGTGCAACCGTTCTCCATTACTAGTGGTCATCTTCCCAACTTCATTTGTCGTTGACATGTTGTCATGGTTTCCTTCAAGAGCTTACATCccaaactcaaaaaattttcagGTTTCCTTTTTAGTTTGAGGGATATACTAgaatatattagtatattaGGATATTAACATAAATTCGTAAGGTTTAGTAGAATACCATGGGCTATCATAGTAGATTTAGGATTACAATACTAAACCTAATATATTCTTGTGCATACCATACATAGGATCCATTGTAACACATGATtcaagataataaaaatataactgtTTATGGCTTTCCAAATATAACTGTTTATGGCTTTCCATTGTGAATAAAAGTAGTAAGTCTAAACCATGTTAATTGTCTTACATCTACTTTTTTTCTATctggcattttttttcttcttctttttatttgaacAACCTCACTAGGTTAAaaattctcttctctttttgatTGAAGTCAATAGTAGTATATTATTATGTGAAGAAAATACATATCATTACCTAGGGTTTGTCTAAGGATACAGCCAATCGCAATGGCTAGCAAacccagggaaaaaaaaaagaagggtaaactacatatttggtccttatcctatacaccatatttcaatttggtccttaacatTTCAGTACAGTGTCAACTGAGTCCTTACTGTTAATTTTTGGATGAAATTTGATGACACAtctaatggccaaaataaaaaattagctttcattgatgtgacaatacaataaaattttattttggccatttgacATGTCATCAACAGGGACTTAATTGACACGACACTAAAatgttaaggaccaaattgatacaattaaaagattaaagaccaaattgaaatatgttgtaaaggatagggaccaaatatgtaatttcccaaaaaagaaaaagctagtTAATTCTCGCATCACATTCTCACTTGGTTTCCCAacaaattgaaatatgttgtaaaggatagggaccaaatatgtaatttcccaaaaaagaaaaagctagtTAATTCTTGCATCACATTCTCACTTGGTTTTCACGCTATACTCTATTGATCTACTATCCAAGGCCAAGACAGACACGTATATTTGTGAAGTCTCCTTATcctttttattaaataacaTTGAAAACTTACTTCTGATTTGGTTTGCaccttttatattttatataccaCAGGAAAGTTTaacaaatcataaaattttctttcttttattttttgccttAAATATAGAATTGATAATTATAATAGTAGTAATTAATAagcatttattatgattgattTGTATGTATTGCCACCCCATGTAGTTTGATGGTACGTTGGAAGTCCTAATCTCATGGGATAAACTCCCCACCCAACCAACAATATGAAGCACTGTTAGGTACTCATCATCACTTTGAAACTTGGACCTCAAAGTTTGGAGTGTATATGTATGGAATGACTGAAGACATGATATTTATGAAACCTatttccaaacaaataattatattgCCACTCATAAgcattgaaaaaataattaaaatcaatGCAATCGAGCACTATTGTCTAGATACATAAGAATGGGCCTCGGTCAGTAATAAATTGAAAGATTCAAAATCTTGGTGCTTAAGAAACTAGGTGGATGTTTGATGCATTGTGACACAAAAGGTTGTAGTtctaaattttctctttttggagtagaaattttgaaatcaaatcAGCACATAGTATTAGGTGATCTTTGATATGACAATGATAGAGTTGGTAACTGGAAAGACACCATGGGAACTTAAAAGAAGAAATGCACCTTGCCAATAAAAGCAGCTAAGCCTCCTAGTCTAGCAATCCCAACAGCAACATTGACTGGAGCTCCACCGGGAGCTTTCTTAAAAGAAGGTGCTTCTGATAGTGGAACTCCACCAACATTTGGCACAAAATCAATCAACATCCCCCCCAAAACAAACGACCAGCTGTTTTTTCTCCAGGCACCctttatttttatcaacaaCAGGCGTTTTAAATGAACCATTAGGAGAAGCTTTAGGTGAACCTACAATAGGCAAATTGGTGTAGATGAACAAGAGATGTATACAAAGTGATTGTAAAATACCAATATTAATATGACATTGCAAATAGATATGAAATGAGATAATACATATTTAATTGAGATCTGAAACTGATAATGGaattatttttctcattaaGATCATTCCCTtagctaaaatttaaaattaaaaaaaagaaaaagaaaaaagaaaaaaagaggtatgaatgaaattaaaaaaacctctttttttttttctgtatcaATCAGTAATAGTATACACAATGCAATACTCTCTTTATCCCAACTATGTCCCTTTTCAAGGATTGAACCTAAGACCTCTATTTTCCAAAAAGAGAGGGATAATCACTTAGCCACAAAGGTAAGTGCTCCATAATTTCAGTCCATATGACCCAACCATTCTCATCAAAGCCAAAATTATTAGCCTAAGATTCATATGGTTAATTATGAATGAAACTCAAAAGGAATATTATATCAAATTGTGAACTAAGACAAGATCAAATAATTTTCATCTAGACAATAACTTGCTCTAGCAAAATGAAACATGGCTTTTTGAATTTGAGCAGATTATGATTAAAACTTCTTACGAGGACAATAATTTTAGCTcaaggaaaaattataatttggaaaagaaataatTCAAAACCTCACAAGGTCCATCAAAAAATCACATCATTTATCTCAAGAATCAAAATAAGTACATAGCAactaatacaaaacaaaaatccaaaccaacTTGTGAACTAATACCGATTCAAGACCCAATAAACCCAGTTTCCTCATTTAACTTAGAAATCAAAATGAACAAGAGTGGAActcaggagaaaaaaaaatggtacccAAATAGACTTAAGAGCTAAAACTGATTCAATCCCAAGAATGCTCATCAAAGACACATCATTTACTACAAGAATCAAAATGGGCATGAATGAGAATCACAAGAAACAGTGCAATACCTTCTGGGGAACTCTTTTTCAACTTGAAGCTATCCTTATGCGACTTTTGAAGATTCACAGGGAAGCAGCAACCTGACATTCTTTTTTTCAGCACAACCTTTGAGGACCTCTATCAATGTTCAGAAAACCGAAATATATAGTATTATTAAAACTAACAAGAACGTGAACAAGAAAGCCAGAGAGGTTAAGAATAATACCATTTTTGTCCCTCGTTTCAATCTTTGTACTGTTGGGTTAGTTTGTCCTTCTCCACTGTTCCCTGATCCGTAGCCTACTGTATCGCAAAATCTAAACTCCTTTCCTTATCAGTATTTGCTTGGTTtggaacttttattttttttctatatcatCATGGCTATGAATCCGTGAGGATCGTGActgattcttttttcttattctcttcaaagtctaaacaaaaaaacaaaaagaaaaagtcccTACACAACCATCTGCCTATGTTTCTCCAGTTTTATGGGGATCACAATCCAGGTTTCTAACTGTAGTTTAGTCACTGTAAAGTCCAGTAAGCTCGGATATTGCCACATCAGATGGAACCCACAGTTAAAGTGGGGCTAGTAAGCTCTTATATTAggattttatttcaaaataataccaattttcaaataattttgttagttagcataGTTTCCAAACTATTTATGAAAGTAACATTtcgagtttaaaagactcgaGTTTATTGTAGCAACTCGAGTATGTAGGAAGCGGTttccagtggaactcgagtctgtAGGAAATGATttccagtggaactcgagttcttgCACTGcacaaataaaagagagagaatagaggGAAAATGACCTTCGCCTAAGGAATCACACACGTTTGTGGGTTCAATTCGAGTTTGGGTTCGTGGGTTTCGCCGCTTGGGTTATGGGTTCGTGGGTTTGCTGCTTGAGTTCATGGGTTTGCCGACTAGGTTCGCCGCTAGGTTCGTGGTTGATCTCTTGCTTTGTGTGGTTTCTGCTTTGATcgcttgttgtgtttgtgtttttgttgtttctttggttgtcatgaatttttttttcagaggGGAGAAGGGTTTGTCATGGATTTTTTTCAGAGggagaagaggaaaaagaagaagagactatggctttttggttttcttttgtggaactcgagttctaggTGAATTTTCATTGAAATCGAGTCTGTGATACTTGATTTGCTACAGTGATCTCGAGTCTCTTAGCCTCGAGAAGTTAGCTTGCTAAATAGTTTAGAAACaatgctaactaacaaaattgttttaaaattggtgttattttgaaaaaaaaaaaaaaaaaattcccttatATTACTATCTTATCATGTGACCTGTCTAAAATGTGACCTGTCTAAAATGCACGAATTCAAAAATTTTTCCGAGAGAAAGTAGgtagacaaaaaaaattagaaaatagttGGGTCCTTCAATTGGCAAATAGAAAGATTACACGTGTCTTGTTATATGTAATGTAAATGACTTTTTTGgattattgaagaaaaacatGACTCACTCATTAGTTTGTCGGGTTAAGTGAGTCATGATATGATAAGTAAAAATGTCATCTTTATATTGGTTGTTAGAGCCAAACTctgtttcaaaaatagattgttaattATGGTAGGTAAAAAAGTGGTATTTAGTGGTTTGCTAGTAAAAACTTGTCAATTTAACTactgtgaaaaatattgtaaaatttttttatatagaatttaTAGATAGGATTCACATTTCTCTTTTCGTAACAtcattgataaatttttattatgattttaaaaatcgAACCATTAAAAATAGaagatttgagattttaaagTTGAACTGAACTGATGGTTGAAATGTCATAACAGAatttaataataactaaaatacaaataaatagaGTAAATTAGTAATCTTGATTGTAAAATAATAGTTgttgatatataaataattttcaagtATATTCCATAACTTATATTGATGTAAAAAATGTGCCCTTGACTTTCTTGAATCATAAGTcaaattaaattactttttttttttgttatctcttATTTTTAGACCTAAATTTAATTATTGGTGTAGTTGTAGTTTACTTACATGTGTTTAAGTTTGTTTTGATAGCGCTTACCatggtttgaaaaatgtcacTTAACTCACCTGAGCTGAAATGattttcattataaaataacataaacccACCTCATCACTTTCTccgataaaaataaaaacataacaaaaacaaagaaattaagaTCTAaagttttttataataaaaaagaagaagaaaagaataaatcCATATATTGTAATCAGAATTGGTAATCTACTAAGTTGGCAAACCCAATTCCATGAGCAATATGACCTCAGCAAGCAGTTTATGGTGAAACATATGGAAACCATTTAGATGTAACCTTTACCAATTTCCCCTGAAAAGCATTCTTCTAATGACAGCTCGGTATGCAGGTGCGCATATACAGATTTGTCCagtgtaaaaaagaaaataaaatacaagaGTTGCTACACTAatcaaatattttgagaaaatatgtCATACTCCAAAGTCGATCCACCAGCATATATTCAGCAGGTCTGGTCCAAGATAATTTGAGGCCTAATGTGCAAATTTTAAAGAGGCGTTTTTACAAACCCgccaccttcttcttcattgtcctattATTCATTCCCTATGGGCTTTCATGCTTCAGGCTtttggtattcattgggttatgccggGTTCGGTGGCGGGTTTGTTATCTAGTTGGCATCaatggcttgggaagcataatTCGGAaatttggaacttggttccagggTGCTTAATGTGGATTGTGTGGCTGGAGCGAAATCGTCGATCTtttgaagataaagagaaaacGTTGGAGGAGTTAAAGATTTTATGCCAATGCAGTCTAATGGAGTGGTCTCATTGCTGGGGTTTTACTGAGTGTTCTTCCCTCTCTGAGTTTATGCCTTCCCTTAGCTTAGTTTCCTGACTTCTCTCTTGCTATTGTGTTGTGTAGTGTTGTGCTGTGTCGCTGTTTTTTTgctgttgtgttgtgttgttgttcatcatcatgaacatcttgtacttctcttttctttttttcctctttaatataagttttttaattacctatcaaaaaaaatatctaaatatcacttaaatgatatttatttatttttatattataattttttttatttcaaatctattattaATTCTTACTAATTAATAAGACTAATTCATCTAAAGTGAGTAGTGATACTTACTATATAGGTTTTACAAACTGACGAGtcatcaataaataaaagttatttaaaacattaatttattatattgtttaatcagtttgtaagttttttgtaataaaatttgtattaatttttgcatttttcatTCACTTAATGGTGAATTGGTAATTGTGTTGtatttctattattttcataattttttttttttttatgtgaagaAGATGCTAAAGTACTACAAATTTTGCTATgaaaaacttacaaactgatgtgacatttcaagaaaaagaaatgaatattgAATTACTTATTGTAATTGGACATATCAATGTATAAAACatgtgataaaaaaatgtgCAGGTTACacactctttttttaattagaagaaaaaaaaaaaactactggcCCCATTTTAATTTGGGGCCTTTCTATGAtaaggtggggggggggggggcccttaggccatggcctaaatggcctaggcctagggccGACCCCGATATTCAGGCAGAACTAAAATTTCGCTCAGCTAAGACATTTAagttaagggtccgtttggttaggTGTTTTGTGAGCTTAAAAGAGcgtttttaaaactcaaaacattGTTTCGCACTTACGACTCCTCATAGCTTTTTTGAAAACACcgttttcaaataatttatacaAAAGCACCCTAGCTCAATATCAAACCGCTAAGAGCCTTGTTTTAAAGTTTCCCAAATAAGATATTCGATGTTAAAATTCTCTTTcctcaattattgaattataaaaaaataaaatcatatatatatatatatatatatttttttatctggCAAAAGGATCAATATTAACTTGAGTCCACAAGGTTGTATCAATGAaatttaaatgcaaaataattttaggaaaattccATTTTCTCTAccttatttatacatttattgcGTCTCTCTAAACTTTAATACCAAGCACTGTTATTTGTTGATAATAATTACAGTTAAGATTtccataaattttaatgaaaaattaaaatttctatcacaaaattttgaaaattatttttgacatTTCCACTAAAATCATCCAACTGACCTTTCCTTGTGAGAGTCGCAATTTTAGTaagagtaatatatatata
This genomic window contains:
- the LOC126696485 gene encoding probable fructokinase-7 is translated as MSIKEANILHYGSISLIEEPCRCAHLAAMDIAKKSGCLLSYDPNLRLPLWPSAEAARDGIMSIWNQSDITKISEEEITFLTGGDDPYDDDVVLKKLSHPNLKLLLEFKGRVGDVKVEAVDTTGAGDAFIAGILNILASYPNL